One window from the genome of Variovorax sp. PAMC26660 encodes:
- a CDS encoding AraC family transcriptional regulator, whose product MSFVRQFDARAPSADAGADAQADRVVDWLLGSLEWNATLFHVGQYCGRWRASTAGRARASFHLILEGRCWLHMPGRESVQLSPRDGVFLMRDVPHFLSPYADPGIDCAPRQMQPLSGSAALGETGLACGFFSFDGPFRDVIASAFPDCLVLRAGDLAMASAATLFDLMRSEALRVGAEPSVAMDRLAGLLFFYGLRHVAHSEVHAQGLWTLLRKRGFAPLLADILQSPAHDWSVAEMARRVNLSRTAFFRQFGQACDQSPLQFLLLLRMQLAARRMAQGDSISQAAEAVGYESYAAFSRAFKRVMGEQPGAWQRARSGDTSRPAAPRGDEPA is encoded by the coding sequence ATGTCTTTCGTACGACAGTTCGATGCCCGCGCTCCTTCCGCCGATGCCGGCGCGGACGCGCAGGCCGACCGCGTGGTCGACTGGCTGCTGGGCAGCCTCGAATGGAACGCCACGCTGTTCCATGTCGGCCAGTACTGCGGCCGCTGGCGCGCCTCGACGGCGGGGCGTGCGCGGGCCAGCTTTCACCTGATCCTCGAAGGGCGCTGCTGGCTGCACATGCCGGGGCGCGAATCGGTGCAACTGTCGCCGCGCGACGGCGTGTTCCTGATGCGCGACGTGCCGCACTTTCTCTCGCCCTATGCCGACCCCGGCATCGACTGCGCACCGCGGCAGATGCAGCCCTTGTCGGGCAGCGCCGCCCTCGGCGAAACCGGGCTGGCCTGTGGCTTCTTTTCTTTCGACGGACCGTTTCGCGACGTGATCGCCAGCGCCTTCCCCGATTGCCTGGTGCTGCGCGCGGGCGACCTGGCCATGGCCTCGGCGGCCACGCTGTTCGACCTGATGCGCAGCGAAGCCTTGCGGGTGGGCGCCGAGCCTTCGGTGGCGATGGACCGGCTCGCGGGCCTGCTGTTCTTCTATGGCCTGCGGCATGTGGCGCACAGCGAGGTGCACGCGCAGGGCCTGTGGACGCTGCTGCGCAAGCGCGGCTTTGCGCCGCTTCTGGCCGACATCCTGCAATCGCCCGCGCACGACTGGAGCGTGGCCGAGATGGCGCGCCGGGTGAACCTTTCGCGCACCGCCTTCTTTCGCCAGTTCGGCCAGGCCTGCGACCAGTCGCCGCTGCAGTTCCTGCTGCTGTTGCGCATGCAACTGGCGGCGCGACGCATGGCGCAGGGCGATTCGATTTCGCAGGCGGCCGAGGCAGTGGGCTACGAGTCTTATGCCGCGTTCTCGCGCGCCTTCAAGCGAGTGATGGGCGAGCAGCCCGGTGCCTGGCAACGAGCGCGCAGTGGCGACACGTCGCGGCCTGCCGCACCGCGCGGGGACGAACCGGCATAG